Proteins encoded together in one Amblyraja radiata isolate CabotCenter1 chromosome 11, sAmbRad1.1.pri, whole genome shotgun sequence window:
- the LOC116978414 gene encoding transmembrane emp24 domain-containing protein 9-like gives FVFLLQRVHLDIQVGEHANDYVEIAAKDKLSDLQLRVRQLIEQVEQIQKEQNYQRYREERFRGTSESTNQRVLWWSIVQTLILILTGIWQMRHLKSFFEAKKLV, from the exons TTTGTTTTTCTGTTACAGCGGGTACACTTGGACATCCAGGTTGGTGAACATGCAAATGATTATGTGGAGATTGCAGCCAAGGACAAGCTCTCTGATCTTCAGCTTCGAGTGAGGCAACTGATTGAACAAGTGGAGCAAATACAGAAAGAGCAGAACTACCAGCGA TATCGTGAGGAACGATTCCGGGGGACCAGTGAAAGCACCAATCAACGGGTATTATGGTGGTCAATCGTGCAAACACTGATACTTATTCTAACTGGCATCTGGCAGATGAGACACTTGAAAAGCTTCTTTGAGGCCAAGAAACTGGtgtag